The stretch of DNA TTGGGACTAAGGAGCATGGCATACCAGTCCACAAAGCTGATATTTGTATACATCAGATAATCgaaaatatagtcaaaattaTAAAGCGGCACACAGCTGCAAAACCAATGCAAAAAATCAGAAACTAATATAAGTGAAAAATTAGTAATTgatgcaaaaatataataagaaaattacCTATCAGAAAGTAAAACAAAGTGCATGTTACGAGGATCTTGTAGAGCATTTGCCAGTAGTCGTCTCTCGGCATCAACCATGGACATTTTCCCCCATACCACCTGTAAGTAACAAGGCAACTAATTAATCTCACACTCAAAGCTTCTACTTAGAAATAAGTCAATAATTTACACTTGCAGCCACCATTGCTAATTTCAGAAGAAATATCTgaacttaaaaatatattctaaAATGAATTCAAACAAAGATACAAAACATTCTCGAAACAATTAAGCTGGTAAAGGTCAGACTAGATTAAAGTTGTAGAGTTCTACCGTCGTGTTGAACTTCTAAGGTTATGCGAATAGATTAAACTTCCAGATTAATCACAGGTATCTATTCTAGTTTGCAATAAGTAAAATGTGAAATTGGGACTTTAACGGATGtaatacatatttaaataacATCTTTTAATGAATATAAACATACATTTGACAAATAATTAGTAAACCAAGCAATTAGAACAAAAGTTGTGCACCTGATCACTGCGTATATCTCGATTAACAAAATATCGGCTAGCATGAACTGGTTTAGACTTAGATGCATGCACATAAACGGAGAACTTCCCTTCATGACCCTGTCAGAAAAGAGAGTAGCATGAtaattcagaagctaagaaaaCCAACCAATGAAATCACATAAATAGATTAAGTCTGTTCTACATTTATCACGACTTTACTCTATTCATGCAAATTAAGATTATAAGGTTCAACTATTGAATTGAATAGTACTTCAACTAAGGCTCCAAGATGGAACACATAAGGTTTAGAAGTATCAAGTATCAGAATTTTGACAAACACGATAATATACAGTTGATTGCTAAGTGAGACATTAGAGGTTGCACATCCTAAACCAATCCGCCATTAATCCTTGTCCAAGCTCAGAATTTTGACAAAaacagtgttgtcaaatagcggtgCTATAGCATAGgggaatttaaacaaaaaaatttagtttcacTCTACGCTATTTTAGTCAAAGTTTTGTCAAATAGAGGCTATAGTGGCACCATAGCATAGCAAAATTTGAATAAACCGCTATTTTCTGAAATCTGCAATTGACAAtactaaacaaaaatataatgcGTGAACGAACACAAACTGATACAATGCAtcaaataatcaataaataactatataaaacacaaaatagatagatagataacaAATCCTTACTTGGAAGAAGTTATCCCACAATTTTTCGAATGGTAGAGAACCAGGCGTCAAAAACATGAAGGCGATTTTTGGATTTTCTGGCATAACTATTGGGGAGTTCAAAATATCTCTAAAAACAACATGTGCTGCAATCTCATCATCTGTGTATTCCCTTGAAGGAACCGGAGGAAACCAATGATCGATAGTATTGCATCCTCTAGAATTGAACATGTTACAAGCTGTACGGTTTTTTAGCCGGTAGATATAAGCACAAGTTAAAAACATGATTACAAATGAAACCAGAACAAAAATCCACATTGGCTTTTTCATTGGAGGACGGTGTCGAGATCCAGGCAAGAACTGCATATCACCCAAACTTAGACGCCAAAATTTCGCTGTCTTCATTTCATCTATGTCAATGAATCACAACTTTAGCATCCAACAAATCTTCTTTTCATGCATATTCAGCATACACCAGACTCAAATCACAAGATATCAAGAGAGATAGCCAACAAGAAATCTTCACTGGATTCaaaagcagaaaaatctgaaatcaaaacacaaaaaatgaatACATTAAGAACGAATTAAATCCACTCAATTTTCTACACCGACGTCTTTTACCCAAACAGATAAAGGTtgacattttaaaatgaatacaTTAAGAACGAATTAAATTGCAGAACGCAACTAAAGTTGTTGCAAGTGCAGTCTGCAACTGCAATTTCAATTCCGGACAGATCAACTACATTTGTCTGCATTTTACCGAAATATAAAGCTTGACAGTGTAGCCAAGGCATCAATGATTAAAAACATAACACTAACAACAATAATTCCAAATGctatcattttctcaaattattatcggtgtcgacatATAAGTGTACATGtcgtgtccatgcttcatagcaTTTAAGCACTTTTGATAcgttcaacaacaacaaaaccttaCAATCTGACTGGAATCAGTTACATGCCATGAAGCACGGaaactcctcagattaggcatGTCCTGGTGTCGGACAGgcatcggtgtccgacaccaaaacttataattacattgaattctgccgttttctaaaattattattggtgtcaaCTTGTCGGTGTCTATGTCATGTCCGATGTCCGTGTTTCATAGGTTACATGAATAAAACGACGCCCTAATTTTCtatcataaataaatcaaatccCTAACCAAACCATTCATACATTATTtatagtacaaaaaaaaaacaaaaaagaaattgcaaattCAAAACTACAGTGATAATCTTGAAAACTAAACTATCCAATTATCCATTAAtccattaataaaataaaataaaataatcgtGACTGAAAATACATGAAGGAGTGaagaggaagtgataagtaaaGTTACACTTAATTGAAAAATCAAATGCAACGATTAAACTCCTATTAAACAACATAAACTTGATTACTAACATTTAAACGATAGTTAAGAATTGGTAAATCAACAAGAATAAGAACAAATCATGATAACGACAGAGAAAACATGAAATAGATACAATACGACAATAACATTAAGAAATGAGAAATTATAAAGAACATGAAAAAGTAGAAAAGAATTATCGACATTGCGAAATCAACGTACATTTGTTTATGTCTCGGAAGAGagtgtagagagagagagagagagtctcTGTTCTGTTTTCTGTGTGTGAAGGTTTGTTAGTTTGGTGATGTTGGGGGGAGAGAGTGGGTTTGGTTttgtgatttgatttgatttcttaACGAAAACGAAACGTTTTGTGTTTTTGCGGTGTCTTGTTTTtcgttttgtttggttttttggttttggtttctctctctaaaaaaataaagagagagagagagagagagagagagagagagagagagagagagaagaaaacagaaaaagaGAAGGAAAGGAAAGGAAGTCGAGTGGCAGTGGGTAGTGGCACTGGCTGGGTGGCATGCCAAGATGAAGGAAAGGAACAGtcactttttgcttttttatttatatttttttgataaaatcacttttttttttttttatataatcacTTTTTGCTTCTTTGTGTTGTGGCTGTGGCTGGTTGTGGTTGGCATGCCAAAAAGATGAAGGAGTATTTCTTTtctgaaaggaaaaaataacaaacaattttgttttgataaaaatactatattaattagtcaaaaacaaaatactatattaatgattatta from Trifolium pratense cultivar HEN17-A07 linkage group LG5, ARS_RC_1.1, whole genome shotgun sequence encodes:
- the LOC123884019 gene encoding glycosyltransferase BC10-like isoform X1, which codes for MKTAKFWRLSLGDMQFLPGSRHRPPMKKPMWIFVLVSFVIMFLTCAYIYRLKNRTACNMFNSRGCNTIDHWFPPVPSREYTDDEIAAHVVFRDILNSPIVMPENPKIAFMFLTPGSLPFEKLWDNFFQGHEGKFSVYVHASKSKPVHASRYFVNRDIRSDQVVWGKMSMVDAERRLLANALQDPRNMHFVLLSDSCVPLYNFDYIFDYLMYTNISFVDCFKDPGPVGNGRYSEHMLPEVEIKDFRKGAQWFSMKRQHAVIVMADHMYYSKFQGHCEPGVDGKNCIPDEHYLPTFFTIVDPSGIANWSVTHVDWSEQKWHPKSYRTQDITYELLKNITSIDESVHVTSDEKKEVQRWPCLWNGVQKPCYLFARKFTPETEDSLLKLFSNYSSA
- the LOC123884019 gene encoding glycosyltransferase BC10-like isoform X2; this translates as MKTAKFWRLSLGDMQFLPGSRHRPPMKKPMWIFVLVSFVIMFLTCAYIYRLKNRTACNMFNSRGCNTIDHWFPPVPSREYTDDEIAAHVVFRDILNSPIVMPENPKIAFMFLTPGSLPFEKLWDNFFQGHEGKFSVYVHASKSKPVHASRYFVNRDIRSDQVVWGKMSMVDAERRLLANALQDPRNMHFVLLSDSCVPLYNFDYIFDYLMYTNISFVDCFKDPGPVGNGRYSEHMLPEVEIKDFRKGAQWFSMKRQHAVIVMADHMYYSKFQGHCEPGVDGKNCIPDEHYLPTFFTIVDPSGIANWSVTHVDWSEQKWHPKSYRTQDITYELLKNITV